The Flavobacterium piscisymbiosum genome includes a region encoding these proteins:
- a CDS encoding M15 family metallopeptidase, producing the protein MKRFLFLFLIFQNVFSQEIPLNIQKLMKAYPDQVVGFKDNKIIFSDKSNLIYDDFKNKTNQELLENPDIEDQFRFVYNKANKNLIPKDDAGRIRNEAFFKKIYGNSKSEVESKMTEIIWCPKLVNQKIKVTTVNGIDKIVKKLSAELDNNPEFKKYINDIGGTFSWRKISGTNRLSMHSYGMTIDINVKNSNYWQWDCKCKNEESNLSYRNQIPLKLVSIFEKYGFIWGGNWKHYDTMHFEYRPELFL; encoded by the coding sequence ATGAAACGATTCCTTTTTTTATTCCTTATATTTCAAAATGTTTTTTCTCAAGAAATTCCATTGAATATTCAAAAATTAATGAAAGCATACCCGGATCAAGTTGTTGGTTTTAAGGATAATAAAATTATTTTTAGTGATAAATCAAATTTGATTTATGATGATTTTAAAAATAAAACGAATCAAGAATTGTTAGAAAATCCAGATATTGAGGATCAATTTAGGTTTGTTTATAACAAAGCAAATAAGAATTTAATTCCAAAGGATGATGCAGGAAGAATTCGAAATGAAGCTTTTTTTAAGAAAATTTACGGAAATTCAAAATCAGAAGTTGAATCAAAAATGACTGAAATTATTTGGTGCCCAAAATTAGTCAATCAAAAAATAAAAGTAACAACCGTAAATGGAATTGATAAAATTGTAAAAAAACTCTCGGCAGAATTAGATAATAATCCAGAATTTAAAAAATATATTAATGATATTGGAGGTACATTTAGTTGGAGAAAAATTTCAGGAACAAACCGATTGAGTATGCATAGTTATGGAATGACTATAGATATTAATGTCAAAAATTCCAATTATTGGCAATGGGATTGTAAATGTAAAAATGAAGAATCTAATCTTTCATATAGAAATCAAATTCCCCTGAAGCTAGTTTCAATTTTTGAAAAATACGGCTTTATTTGGGGAGGAAATTGGAAACATTATGACACAATGCATTTTGAGTATCGACCTGAACTTTTTTTATAA